In Anopheles cruzii chromosome X, idAnoCruzAS_RS32_06, whole genome shotgun sequence, one genomic interval encodes:
- the LOC128275646 gene encoding probable ATP-dependent RNA helicase CG8611: protein MDLMLSNFIVDDVSGKGPEKTQASVPLKSAKIDSGGVPFSISFNKPTPIKPVLARKRPVAKQLTQATTGIRLEPQKNAATPTFSFTPDIDSGVRARKPNIFDRLKTDLPKVELPKVQPMEESVFSEQPIEALDIHSHTKKNVADLLHYTHLTVVQSLAIPRLLEGRDALIRAQTGSGKTLAYAVPLVEALHSQRPKTRRTDGILAVVIVPTRELALQTYELLVKLLKPYTWIVSGYLCGGEKRKAEKARLRAGLNILIGTPGRFCDHIRNTETLKLNGVRWLVLDEADRLLELGYEKDVKEIVSTIQRDDGATVRAEGTLQTVLLSATLTSSVKELAGLTLHNPVYIETCNAIRQRQQAAGATSDGATFTDHLLNVDECVTIPATVKQRYLVVPPKLRLVTLSGLLAHEQRKKPSKALVFMATQDLVDYHFDIMVEVLTTKRLDSDDEELDEEEDEDTRLMERGSEVGSVLLPRLAFFKLHGRMTQIERSSVFQAFRKAKAAVLICTDVASRGIDVPCVDLVVQYHSPQILADYVHRVGRTARAGQSGKAVLFVEPSEVEFIKYLADKQIRIQEEKIDGIFVCLGQLLNCGQKRIGKNKEQAAIELQYRFEQLVAKEKELFTSASKAFVSWVRYYSNFPKELRRIFTIRAIHMGHYAKCLGLRDPPNQFMKAHTGPADEDEQPRGGRAVGGRDRAPGRRSHGAEVRRLPAGVRRNGRPPTEGQPHRDLADYARRSRIQNTSEFDSGLGPARAKKAKKA, encoded by the exons ATGGACCTGATGCTGAGCAACTTCATCGTCGACGATGTTTCTGGGAAGGGTCCTGAAAAG ACACAAGCGAGCGTTCCGCTCAAATCGGCAAAAATCGATTCAGGAGGGGTTCCTTTCTCGATAAGCTTTAATAAACCGACTCCGATCAAGCCAGTGCTAGCCCGAAAGCGACCGGTTGCTAAACAGTTGACCCAAGCTACAACCGGTATTCGGCTGGAGCCACAGAAAAATGCT GCGACCCCTACCTTTAGCTTTACCCCGGATATCGATTCCGGAGTTCGTGCACGTAAACCTAACATTTTCGATCGCCTAAAAACCGACCTACCGAAGGTGGAGCTACCAAAGGTGCAGCCGATGGAAGAGAGCGTGTTTAGTGAGCAACCTATTGAAGCGCTCGATATTCATTCGCACACGAAAAAGAACGTGGCCGATCTGTTGCACTACACGCACCTTACGGTGGTGCAAAGCTTAGCCATCCCGCGGTTGCTCGAGGGGCGTGATGCATTGATTCGGGCTCAAACGGGGTCAGGGAAAACGTTGGCCTATGCGGTACCGCTCGTCGAAGCACTTCACTCACAGCGACCGAAAACACGTCGCACCGACGGCATCCTGGCGGTGGTGATTGTGCCGACCCGCGAACTGGCATTGCAAACGTACGAACTGCTGGTGAAGCTGCTAAAACCGTACACTTGGATTGTGTCCGGCTATCTGTGTGGGGGTGAAAAGCGCAAGGCGGAGAAGGCCCGTCTTCGCGCGGGTCTGAACATACTGATCGGGACACCGGGCCGCTTTTGCGATCACATTCGCAATACGGAGACGCTCAAGCTAAACGGAGTTCGGTGGTTGGTGTTGGACGAAGCCGACCGGCTACTGGAGCTCGGCTACGAAAAGGACGTTAAAGAGATTGTCTCGACGATTCAGCGTGACGACGGTGCAACCGTTCGGGCGGAGGGTACACTCCAGACAGTGCTACTGTCTGCCACGTTAACTTCCTCGGTGAAGGAGCTCGCCGGTTTGACGCTGCACAACCCGGTATACATCGAGACGTGTAATGCCATTCGCCAACGGCAACAAGCGGCTGGAGCAACGAGTGATGGAGCTACCTTCACCGACCATCTGCTAAACGTGGACGAGTGTGTTACGATTCCTGCCACGGTGAAGCAACGCTATTTGGTAGTACCGCCCAAGCTGCGACTCGTTACGCTCAGTGGCTTGCTAGCGCATGAGCAGCGCAAAAAGCCATCCAAGGCGCTCGTCTTTATGGCGACACAGGATTTAGTCGATTATCACTTTGACATTATGGTGGAAGTATTAACCACGAAGCGGCTTGACTCTGATGACGAGGAACTggacgaggaagaggacgaagaTACGCGCCTGATGGAAAGAGGGAGCGAGGTGGGCTCTGTACTGCTGCCACGGTTGGCCTTTTTCAAGCTGCACGGACGCATGACGCAGATTGAGCGAAGTTCGGTGTTTCAGGCATTCCGCAAAGCGAAAGCAGCCGTGCTTATCTGTACGGATGTTGCCTCCCGCGGTATCGACGTGCCCTGCGTGGATCTGGTGGTGCAGTACCACTCGCCGCAAATTCTGGCCGACTATGTGCACCGAGTCGGGCGCACAGCCCGAGCAGGCCAGTCCGGTAAAGCAGTTCTTTTCGTCGAGCCATCCGAAGTGGAATTCATCAAATACCTCGCTGACAAGCAGATTCG AATTCAGGAGGAAAAAATCGACGGAATTTTCGTATGTCTTGGACAGCTGCTCAACTGTGGGCAGAAGCGTATCGGCAAGAACAAGGAACAGGCCGCCATAGAGCTGCAGTATCGTTTCGAGCAGTTGGTCGCCAAGGAAAAGGAACTGTTCACCAGTGCCAGCAAAG CGTTCGTGTCGTGGGTTCGCTACTATTCCAACTTCCCGAAGGAGCTACGCCGTATATTCACGATCCGGGCCATTCACATGGGCCATTACGCCAAGTGTCTGGGATTGCGCGACCCGCCAAATCAGTTCATGAAGGCGCACACCGGCCCggcggacgaggacgagcaaCCGAGAGGCGGCCGGGCCGTCGGAGGTCGTGACAGGGCTCCCGGTAGAAG GTCCCACGGTGCCGAAGTTCGTCGGCTACCGGCTGGCGTcagacggaacggaaggcCGCCAACGGAGGGCCAACCGCACCGAGATCTGGCCGACTATGCCCGGCGCTCCCGGATCCAGAATACGTCCGAGTTCGACAGTGGCCTTGGTCCGGCTCGcgcgaaaaaagcgaaaaaagcgtAG